In Melospiza georgiana isolate bMelGeo1 chromosome 20, bMelGeo1.pri, whole genome shotgun sequence, the sequence CCCCATGGTCACCTGCCATCCACAGCATCCACCACCCGTGGAATgatctccagctcctgcagggatgccAGCATTCGCTGCCGCCGGTCTGGCCTCCGCACCAGGTTGATTAAGAAGATCTGGGAAGAGGAGAGCCCCAACAATGGGACACGTTGTCATGAGGGACACACAGGCTACTGCAGGAGGGGGACAGACGCTCAGCCTTTGTCATGGATAGATGCAGTCAGAGAGATGGACACAACCAGAGGGATGGACAGGGGAACATGAATAGCTCCACTGAGCACTTACTTCATCAAAGCCCATTTTTGTGAGTGGCCTGGGCAGGAGAGAAATGTGCCTGGAGCGCTGCATGGGGGGACCATCCACTGTGGAGAGAGGAGACAGTGGAGCCCAGATTcccctggctgggagctggggctgacaGCCCTGTCAGGACCTGGAGGCCTCCAGGACCTCTCCACCCATGGGCACTCACCCATGGCCTCCAGCGTGAGATGCACAAAGTTGGCATGATCATCCTCCAGCGTCTGGTGGGCCTTCACAGGAACATTGATGTAACCAAAGTGGTGCTGGTTGCACACGTGGACCTCCACACCTGCCGGACGAGacaggtgagcagcacagcccccccagcccctgcacccccaaaacccccatcACCCTCACCAGCCTCCTGGCAGGAGTAGGCAAAGACAATGATGTCATCGAAGGCCCAGGTGTAGTTGGGGTGGGGCGGGTAGAAGGCCAGGTGTGAGGTCTCCTCCTTGCGCAGGTCGATCAGGAAGGTGGCGTAGACCATGGGCACGCGGAAGCAGCCCCGGCGCTGCCGGTTCTTGGTGGGGAAGTAGTCGGGTGTGCGGCGATAGAAGCCCTGCAGTATCACACCCCACAGTGCTCCATGGCAGAGAGCTCCTCCACCACGGGGCTGTCTCATTCTCCAGGGATTTCTGGGGACCCACCTGGGGTGTGATGCCACACCAGAAGTTGGAGTAGAAGGTCTGCGAGTCCAGCATGGGGGCCACTACTGACTTGTTCTGCGCCATGAGGAACTTGAGGGTCTGGTTGTTGGTCAGGATGCTGTCAGTGTCCATGAACTGCAGAGACAGCACAGGTTCTGGAGACGTGGAGAAgcccacctcagcctccaccccacCAGTGCCCCAAGTCCCTTACCAGGATGTAgtctgcctgctgctcccaggcgTAGGTGAGAGCTTCCTGCTTCAACTTCATCACGTTTTCATAGCGTTTGTCACTCCAGTGCTTGGGACCAAGCTCATCAGGGtaggagctgggcagggggaggcaggggttAACCTCACTCGCTGGGAATGCACAAACTCGGTGCAGGCTGTTCGTGCCAGCAGGCTGAGTCAGCCCCACTCCGCTGAGCTCCTCCTGGTCCCCAACCAGGGAGGGTTgatgctgctccaggagccccCCAGCCCACACCTGCCTCCATCCAGCCTCACCTGGGCTCCTCTTGCACCTTCAAGGCCACCGAGTGATagtcctgccccacagcccccagccacTCCTGCAGCATTGCTGTCGTGTTGTCCGAGTTGTGGTCTGTTGCACACCTGGGGTGAGGGGACATCAGCCTCTGGGGGTCCTCCTCAAGGGACAATCAGGACCTCACCCTGCACTAGAAATGCTCACGGGACCAAAAGACTGAGCCAGTGACAGACTTGCTGGGAATGTAACGTGTAATTTGAAGGAACCaaggctgtgcaggcaggaggggGAACACTAACTGCTAATTTCTTCCTCGGTGCCACTGCCACCCTGGCTGTtccacagctgccaccctgcATCCCAGTGGCAGCCCTGGACGTGTTCTCCTCACCCCAGCCTTGTGACTGCCCACcatgagcacagcagcacagctgctttgtccccctgtccctgcaccccGCAGTACCCCTGTGTGTCCCACTGTTCCAGCAGTGAGAGGAAAGGACTCAACAGCAAAAAACCTCCCTTCCTGAATATTCCCTTGCTGGGCACCATCAGCATTCCCAACTCTCCCACCTGTCCTCAGAACaatgcagcacagacagagctgagCCCACCTTGCACTGGGCCAAACCCCAAGTTCCCACACTCCTCGAACCTGTCAAAGAGCCCGGGACATCCCCCAGGCGCTGGTGTCATGGGGATTTGAGGGAAGAAAGCAAGATCTGTATCCCTCCAGCTCCACGGGCTGCTCTTGAAACTCCCTGCAGGATCCTGTGGCCAGGGATTCCCGGGGGTGCAGCGGGTAAAGGTGAGGaccccccttccccttccccttcccctgcctgcagccGACCCCCGCCTCAGCCCCGCCAGGATCCCCCGCCTCAGCTCCCCCGccaaagcagctgcagaaaagtttccgACAAGCTCAGGCGACAGACGGCAGTGGCGCGGCGAGGAGACAGGAGACTCCTCTTCCAGCCAGCCCCCGGCACGGGAAAGGGGCTTGGGGGTGAATTTGGGAAAGGGAGCCCGAGAGTGTCCCAGTGATGCAGAATCCCCTTGTGCCCGGGGGTCCCCGCTCTCATCAGCCCCACGGCTCCCCCAGGGGAAAGGCTGGGGTGCAGCCCTGCACCGCGGGCAGCCCGAGCCCCTCCCGCTGCCCTGCGGGGTCCCACACACGGGGCAGAGCCACCCCTCGcattgtggggctggggacgcTGCCACCAGCGGGGTCCCTGTTCCTCCCGAAGGTCCCTTTCCCCCAAAGATCCCCATTCCTTCGAATCTGTTCTGTGCACCCAAGAGCCCCCAGGTCCCCCACTCTCCCGCGTTTTCCTCCGGGTCCCTGCTATCCTCGGCTCTCCATTCCCCTCACAGCCTCCCCTAATCCCCGGAccctccttcccccccccccatcccCGTTCCCCGCTATCCCCGCggtccctgtggctgcagcatccCGGCTCCCCCGCGATGCCCATTCCCCACAGCCCTGTTCTCCCCCAGGACCCGTGCCACTCTCTGCCCGCTCCCCCGGGGTCCCGCAGCCTCACCACAGGGCGATGCTGCCCGCGGGATAGTCCAGGCGCTCCAGGGCTCCCAGGCAGTGCGGCAGCGAGTGCTGCGCGTTCCGGGCCAGGAGGGCGAGCACCAGGCGCGGTGGGGCCggcccggtgccggtgccggtgccggtggcCAGCAGCACGAGGAGGGCGCAGAGCGGCCCCGCGGCGCCCATGGCGGAGGCGGCGGGCGGGGAAGGGGCGGGCTGGGACCCGCCGTGCTCAGCGCaccccccgcccccggccccggcccggccccgccgccgcagCGAGCCCCGGGGGCCGGGCTGGCTCGGGCTGCCTTAAATAGAACCGAAATCGGTGCAGAGCCGCGCAGAGCCCGTGGCTGGGGGGAGAGAGAgcggggacaccctgggaccCCTCCCGAGGATGCTCCAGGGCAT encodes:
- the CERCAM gene encoding inactive glycosyltransferase 25 family member 3 isoform X1: MLQEWLGAVGQDYHSVALKVQEEPSSYPDELGPKHWSDKRYENVMKLKQEALTYAWEQQADYILFMDTDSILTNNQTLKFLMAQNKSVVAPMLDSQTFYSNFWCGITPQGFYRRTPDYFPTKNRQRRGCFRVPMVYATFLIDLRKEETSHLAFYPPHPNYTWAFDDIIVFAYSCQEAGVEVHVCNQHHFGYINVPVKAHQTLEDDHANFVHLTLEAMVDGPPMQRSRHISLLPRPLTKMGFDEIFLINLVRRPDRRQRMLASLQELEIIPRVVDAVDGSTLNSSDIKVLGVDLLPGYYDPFSGRTLTKGEVGCFLSHYNIWKEIVSRGLERSVVFEDDVRFEAAFPARLQRLMDELERAQQDWDLIYLGRKQVNDEDEAPVEGVRNLVVAGYSYWTLAYAISHHGAQKLLATKPLSKMLPVDEYLPIMYDKHPNEDYKRHFSPRDLLVFSAHPLLVYPTHYAGDSNWLSDTETSTIWDDDAKKTDWAGSQKTLRDPRGSAGHLRSTARDEL
- the CERCAM gene encoding inactive glycosyltransferase 25 family member 3 isoform X3; its protein translation is MSPHPRCATDHNSDNTTAMLQEWLGAVGQDYHSVALKVQEEPSSYPDELGPKHWSDKRYENVMKLKQEALTYAWEQQADYILFMDTDSILTNNQTLKFLMAQNKSVVAPMLDSQTFYSNFWCGITPQGFYRRTPDYFPTKNRQRRGCFRVPMVYATFLIDLRKEETSHLAFYPPHPNYTWAFDDIIVFAYSCQEAGVEVHVCNQHHFGYINVPVKAHQTLEDDHANFVHLTLEAMVDGPPMQRSRHISLLPRPLTKMGFDEIFLINLVRRPDRRQRMLASLQELEIIPRVVDAVDGSTLNSSDIKVLGVDLLPGYYDPFSGRTLTKGEVGCFLSHYNIWKEIVSRGLERSVVFEDDVRFEAAFPARLQRLMDELERAQQDWDLIYLGRKQVNDEDEAPVEGVRNLVVAGYSYWTLAYAISHHGAQKLLATKPLSKMLPVDEYLPIMYDKHPNEDYKRHFSPRDLLVFSAHPLLVYPTHYAGDSNWLSDTETSTIWDDDAKKTDWAGSQKTLRDPRGSAGHLRSTARDEL
- the CERCAM gene encoding inactive glycosyltransferase 25 family member 3 isoform X2, with protein sequence MTPAPGGCPGLFDRCATDHNSDNTTAMLQEWLGAVGQDYHSVALKVQEEPSSYPDELGPKHWSDKRYENVMKLKQEALTYAWEQQADYILFMDTDSILTNNQTLKFLMAQNKSVVAPMLDSQTFYSNFWCGITPQGFYRRTPDYFPTKNRQRRGCFRVPMVYATFLIDLRKEETSHLAFYPPHPNYTWAFDDIIVFAYSCQEAGVEVHVCNQHHFGYINVPVKAHQTLEDDHANFVHLTLEAMVDGPPMQRSRHISLLPRPLTKMGFDEIFLINLVRRPDRRQRMLASLQELEIIPRVVDAVDGSTLNSSDIKVLGVDLLPGYYDPFSGRTLTKGEVGCFLSHYNIWKEIVSRGLERSVVFEDDVRFEAAFPARLQRLMDELERAQQDWDLIYLGRKQVNDEDEAPVEGVRNLVVAGYSYWTLAYAISHHGAQKLLATKPLSKMLPVDEYLPIMYDKHPNEDYKRHFSPRDLLVFSAHPLLVYPTHYAGDSNWLSDTETSTIWDDDAKKTDWAGSQKTLRDPRGSAGHLRSTARDEL